The segment GAATGCCCAGGTCTTCGCCGCCCAGGGCTATGTGGTGGCCTGCGTGAACTACCACGGCTCCTCCAGCTTCGGCTACGCCTTCAAGGACTCCATCACCCAGCGCTGGGGCGAGCTGGAGCTGCAGGACGTGGAGGCCGGCACCGACTGGCTGCTCAAGAAGCCCTGGGCCGACAAGAAGCGCGTCTTCGCCACCGGCGGCAGCTACGGCGGCTATATGGTCGCCTGGATGAACGGCCATGTGAAAGCCGGCCGCTACCAGGCCTATATCTGCCATGCCGGCTGCTATGACTGGCAGGCCATGTTCGCCGACGATGCCTACACCTGGCACGCCAAGGAGCTGGGCGCCTGGTACTGGGACGACCCGGCCAAGATCGCCTCGCAGAGCCCGCACGCCTTCGCCCAGCACATGAGCACACCCACCCTGGTGATCCATGGCGCCATGGACTACCGCGTGCCCGACGCCCAGGGCCTGGCCTACTACAACACGCTCAAGGCCCGCGGCGTGGATGCGCGCCTGCTCTGGTATCCGGACGAGAACCACTGGATCCTCAAGCCGCGCAACAGCCAGCTCTGGTACCGCGAGTTCTTCAACTGGCTCAAGCGTCACGACCCGGCCCACGCGCCGCGGCGTGCCAAGAAGTAAGGAGCCGCAAGCGGCGGGGCGTGGGCGCAGGCCGGCTATGGATAATGGCCGCAGCATGCTGTCCCCCGCCCACCGTGGCTGAACGCCGATGTTGATCCAGTTCTTCTACACCCTGCGCACGGCCAAGCTGCCGGTCTCGGTCAAGGAGTTCCTGACCCTGCTCGAGGCCCTGCAACAGGGCGTGATCGGCCAGGACGGCGTGGCCACGATCGACGAGTTCTACTTCCTGGCCCGCACCACCCTGGTCAAGGACGAGGCCAATTTCGACAAGTTCGACCGCGCCTTCGGGGCCTATTTCAAGGGCGTGGAAATGCTCACGGCCGATCTGGCCAAGGAGCTGCCCCTGGAATGGCTGCGCCAGCATCTGCAGCTGGAGCTCACGCCCGAGCAGAAGGCCGCCATCGAGAAGCTCGGCTGGGACGAGCTGATGGAGACGCTGAAAAAACGCCTGGAAGAACAGAAGGAGCGGCACGAGGGCGGCAACCGCTGGATAGGCACGGGCGGCACCAGCCCTTTTGGCAACAGCGGCTACAACCCCCAGGGCGTGCGCATAGGCGGCAAGGGCGGCAACAAGAGCGCGGTCAAGGTCTGGGACCAGCGCGCCTACCGCGACTACGACGACAACCTCGAACTCGGCACCCGCAATATCAAGGTGGCGCTGCGCCGCCTGCGCCGCTTTGCGCGCGAGGGCTCCGAGGTCGAGCTGGATCTGGACAACACCATCCACAAGACCGCGGCCAATGCCGGCATGCTGGACATCCGCATGCGGCCCGAGCGCCACAACAAGGTCAAGGTGCTGCTGCTGATGGACGTGGGCGGCACCATGGACGAGCACATCCACCGCGTGGAGGAGCTGTTCTCCGCCGTCAAGAGCGAGTTCAAGCACCTGGAGTTCTTCTACTTCCACAACTGCGTCTACGACTTCGTCTGGAAGAACAACCGGCG is part of the Shinella sp. XGS7 genome and harbors:
- a CDS encoding VWA domain-containing protein produces the protein MLIQFFYTLRTAKLPVSVKEFLTLLEALQQGVIGQDGVATIDEFYFLARTTLVKDEANFDKFDRAFGAYFKGVEMLTADLAKELPLEWLRQHLQLELTPEQKAAIEKLGWDELMETLKKRLEEQKERHEGGNRWIGTGGTSPFGNSGYNPQGVRIGGKGGNKSAVKVWDQRAYRDYDDNLELGTRNIKVALRRLRRFAREGSEVELDLDNTIHKTAANAGMLDIRMRPERHNKVKVLLLMDVGGTMDEHIHRVEELFSAVKSEFKHLEFFYFHNCVYDFVWKNNRRRFSEKTATWDLIRKYNKDYKLVFVGDATMSPYEILQPGGSVEYNNEEPGAEWLQRLLHAFPKHAWINPEPQGVWQYRQSIALIQQLVHQRMYPLSLQGLEGAMRQLSQ